The Methanooceanicella nereidis genome window below encodes:
- a CDS encoding Em GEA1 (EM1), giving the protein MAQKGSKGEMTVREAGKKGGETTKKRYGEGYYESIGKKGGQKVRELIERGKEAMKK; this is encoded by the coding sequence ATGGCACAAAAAGGAAGCAAAGGAGAAATGACAGTCAGGGAAGCCGGCAAGAAAGGCGGCGAAACGACTAAGAAGAGATATGGCGAAGGCTACTATGAAAGCATAGGAAAAAAAGGCGGACAGAAAGTACGTGAACTTATAGAAAGAGGCAAAGAGGCGATGAAAAAGTAG